The region TAACCAAAGCAATATAACAGTTATTTGCCCAATTAACACcgattctctcctctttcttcgtCACAGTATCCCATCATATTCCAAGTAACATACCCCATTAAAAGACAAGAGCTCCCAAACATCCTTTCAGCTGTAGGTAACCATGAAATAATAATCTGATATTGCGTGTATTTTCTAGTATAACTTCTTAAGAACAAGACTGATCACAGAGCAGAAGCTGCTGTGGGcgcttctgcttttttttttttttttttttaatccttttgcGGTCCCTCCCCTTGCTTTGTACTTGGAACAGGCATCTTGGATcatgaggaaggaagaaggaagaagaaggaagccAGTGCTAAGGATTTTGGAGTAAAAAGAGAAGAGACTGGGGGTACTCTGTGATGCCAGATGTCACCAAACCAGCACTCAGGCAGTCCACCTCCAGAGTTTTTTAtgtgaaagaaaatctttattctctttcacccGGGGCAAATTCTGTCAAACATAATTTCTACCAAATAATGCAGACACCCATTTCAAATTTCCAACGCTCCCTGCAGTCTTATTCCTACCCtccattgaaaaaaaatcaaggtcatCAGATGCTAAGGCACTAAAATCCCTGCCTTCAGGACTTCATGTCCCTCCTATGTGAGTAACTTTCTTCTGTCCAAGGCAAAGCATTGCAACCAGGCTTAGCTAACCTCACACTGCTTCCTCAGAACACCCTCCTAACTAacatcccttctctctcctctgtagGTAACATCTACCCATCTCTCCATCCTGGCCATAAAGATACTGAAATCTCtatctttaaaaagccaaaagaaaatttaaaaactcacaagCCTCCTTCCAACCCCACGATTCCCGTTAACCACTCTCCTTTCTCCCACGTGCAAAGAACAgagtcgggcagcccaggtgcccagcggtttagtgctgcctgcagccggaggcgtgatcctggagaccctggatcgagtcccacgtcgggctccctgcatggagcctgcttctccctctgcctgtgtttttgcctctctctctctctctgaatgaataagaaaacaacaacaacaaaaccccagcGGAGTCAGTGTGTGCCAGCTTCCCGCTCAAACTGCCCACCTACCGGCCCACGGGCGGCCTCCCAGGCCCTCCGTCCCTCTCTCCCGACCGAGAGCGCCCTACCCGCCAGGGCCTCTGCACCCCCGCTTTTCCTGTCCGCAGCGGGAAGCAGGCTGGAACACCCCCCGTGTGCATCGCCTTCCCTCAGGCCTGCGCCGTCCAGgccgccttctccctctcctcctaggTCCGCTCCTCTCCCTAAGGGTCAGGGCTTAGGCCCAAGGAGGGAAGGACGGCAGGAGCTCCGAGGAGGGGACAGCAGCTATCCTAACGCACACCCTCGAATGGAAGGGCCGGCCTGGGAGAGAGGGGTCCTCTGGAAGCACCAGCACCTGCGCGTCCCCGCGCTGCAGCCAGCCCCGGGCAGAAGAGGGCCCTGAGCCGCCTCAGGTGCCCACGGGCGGGGAGGCCTGGGTGCCGGCCGGGCCCAGAGCGCATGCGCGGGCCATCGGCGGGAGGGCGGCGCCTGCGCAGTAGGCGGCACGTGCCCGCCAGACGATATAAGGGCGGGAGCCGGGCCGTGGGGCGCCAGCCTGTCCGCGTGGCGGAGcctgctgggggcaggtgggtgtgCGGGGACGCGCGTGTGGGGAGCGCGGAACAGACCGGCCGCGGGGCGGGAGACGCGGGGCTCGGGGCGCGGGCTCCCCGGCCTGGGAGGGCGCGGGGTAGGCACCGGGCGAGGCCGGGCAGGACACGCCCTGGAGAGGAGCTCCCGGGTCTGCCCAGAGCGTCGCGCTGCGGCCTGTGCGCTCCTGCCGTGGCCTCCGGGCCTCAGCCGCCCTCCTGCCGCGGCGGCGGCTGCTCAGGAGCCGAGACTTGTTCCCGCTGGAGGGGCCCCGCCCGCGGGCGgctcggcccagggcctggggcggTGCAGCCCGTGACCCCGAGGCCAGGCGAGCGGCAGAGACGGTGGGGACCCCGCCCGCAGGCTTGGGGTTCTGAGCGGGAACCGGACGACGCCCTCCGTCGCGGCGGGACGCAGCGCTGGCCTCGCCTGAACGCCGACACCTGTTTTTCAGCCCAGAGAATGAACTCCTCTTCGGAAAACAGCGCTCATGTTGAGGGCGGCACCGCCAGGCCGTTTTTCTACGTGCACGCGGTGGGCCCTCCGCCGTACCCGAGTCCCTGGTACCAGCATCTCCCCGGTAATCCGTTCTGTGTTGCGGGGCCAGGTGAGGAATGTGAGGCGGTcggcggggtgcggggtgcggggtgctcCCCCTGAAGCAGCGCCGAGGTTTTCGGACCCCTCAGTCCATGACTTCTCTTTCCTCACCCTCCTGCGCGAGAGATGACGGCTGCATACGGGGGCAGGGTTTGAAGTTCACCTTAATAGATAAAATTTGGGGGTCCCTGAGGGGcttaattaagcatctgcccgtggctcaggtcaggatctcaggatcctggaattggcCCTCAtctgctccttgctcagctgcgaatctgctgctccctctccctctgagatctctctcactcttgctttgtctcaaataaatgaaattaaaaaaaaaaaaaaagtaaatttgaattCTAACTGTATGCCAGTTATTTTGCCAAATACTGGAAGTAGGCTCTCTCATCTGACCTCAACCTCCTGAGCTAGCTATTATTGCTGTCTGTGCTTCGCAAATGAGAGAACTGAGGTTCAGAGTCCAGGACTTGCCCAGAGTTACACAGGAGTCAAAccaaaattttatgttatgagACCACTCTGATAGAGGCACCTTAGAGCTCCTAGTCCCTATAATTTTTTCAACAAGGTCTAAAGATTCTAAAAGCTGTTACGGTGTGGTCCAAAAAAGTACTTTGGGGGAAGAATGATGAGTTAAATGTTTGGGAGGTAGACATCTAGGATTTTATGCATTATGGAGTAGGAGGGGGCTTTAGGCAGGGCAGATCCATAGGGTGAGTCTCCCCTCAACTCTGGTAAAGATTGCTAAATCTACTCTTGTTATCTTACTAACGATAAAACGTATAGGTTATGCAACTTGTTTTCCAGGTAGAAAACTAGGTGTGACAAGGActgcctgtttttatttatttatttttttttaaagttttaaaggttttatttatttatttgagagagagagagagcgcccaTGTGAGGaagcaggcaggggtggggttggagggggcagtgggcagggagCGGAGGGCCAGAGGTGGAGAATCTCAAATGCTGAGCTCCAGGCAGGGCTCTATTcctctgaccctgagatcctgacctgagccaaaatcaagagtccaaggcctaaccacctgggccacccaggagcccttgatGAGGGGTGCTTTTGAGTTGGTCATTGCTCCTGGCTTTTTTGCTTTGCATACTAATGATTCCATCCTCCCTGACTCTAGGCAACTGCTAATCTTTTTATTGCCTCCATTGCTTTGCTTATTTCTGAAAGTTAGATTGGAATCATATAGCATGTACATTTtctagattggcttctttcacataatGTGCATTtaaggctttttcttttcataattttgcaGATCATTTTTTACTGCCAAACATTTCATCATCTGGATTTATGACACTAGATATCTACTTACCTACTGAAGTATATCTTGGTCTCTTCCAGGTTTTGGCAGGGGTATGTTTGGTTTTGAAAGAAAACAGCAGACCTTCAAAGTGACGGTACCatttttgcattcccaacagcagtGAACCAGTTGCTGTTGATCCTCATCTTCACCAGAGTTTAGTGTTAGTGTTTAGGACTTCAGCCATTCTAATACCTATGTAgtggtatctcttttttttttttttttttttttttttgtagtggtatctcattaccttagtttgcatttccatgatgacatGTGgagcatattttaatgtttatttgccatctgcataTTTTTAAGGTGTCTCTTAAGGTTTGGCCTATTAATgggagtttggggttttttggtattAGGTTTTTTTGGGTGTTTCAGATAACAGTTCTTTATCACATGTATTATACAAGTATATTTCTCCCAAATAAAAGTCCCATGGAGTTTTTAATCTCTTCAATTTGTGTACCTGTAAATGGTCTTTTCActtgacagtgtcttttgcagGTTTTGATTTTAAAGAAGTCCAGCttggggtggcggggtgggggattaaaaaaaaaaaaaaagtccagcttGTCAATTCTTACATGGGTTGTGGATTGGTATTGTAGCTAAGTCATCAGTATCCCTAAGGTCATCTAGGATACCTCTTCTCTTCTAGCTCTCCTAATTTCTGCATTTTACATTGAGATCTGTGGTccatttttgagttaatttttgtggtgGGTGTTTGTtttaaggtctgtgtctagaatCACTTCTGGCACATGTATGTCCACTTATTCCAGGACAGTTTGTTGAAAGGActgtctttgctccattgtattgtctttttcctttgtcaaaCATTGGTTGAGTATATTTATGTGGGTTTGTGTGTGAGCTTTCTGTTCTATACTATTGATCTATTTGTAATTTCTCAATGTGTTTGGTAGATTTTACCAGTGAGCCCTTATGCACCTGGTGCTTTCTGTTCTAGAAGGTAATCAGTtaattgattcattttctttaatactAAAGATCTATATAGATGTCCATTTCTACTTTTATGAATCTGGTGAACTTTGCCTTTTAAGGAATTGGTCGATTTTTGTCTAGTTTATGGAATCTGGGaacagagtttatttattttttttttaattttttatttatttatgatagtcacagagagagagagagaggcagagacacaggcggagggagaagcaggctccatgcaccgggagcccgacgtgggattcgatcccgggtctccaggatcgcgccctgggccaaaggcaggcgccaaaccgctgcgccacccagggatcccgggaacaGAGTTTATAGTATTTCTTTTATCTTCCCCAAGTTAGAGGCTAGATAATTGATATTTAGATCTTTACAAAGCTTTAAGTTAAAAGCACTGCTTTCATGCCATCCAACAAATTTAGCTAAATTGTATTTTCACGTAGTTCCAAATATTTAGAACTTCTTAGATTTCTTTGTTGATTCAGTGTTGCTTAGTTTGTATTTAATCTCAAAGTATTTGAGATTTCATAGTGATCTTTGTTTTCTATAGTCAGCTGTAGGCTAAGCGCAGACACTCTATgattaatatactttttaatttgtaGAAGTGGTTTTTGGTTAATCATATAGtctgtcttggtgaatgttccatgtagGTGTGAGAAGATAACTTGTTCTGTTGGATGAAGTAGTCTGTGTGGATGTTCGTTATTTCCGATGTGTTGAGGGTGCTGTTGTGTTCGATGGTCTTTGCTgctttttttaatctgttgtgTCTGTCCTGTTCTGATAGAGGAGTGTTAAAGTCTCCCAACAGTAACAGTGggtcattttatttctccttgcagttATATCACTTTTTGCCTCACATAGTTTCAGCCTCTGATAAGGGTATACACTTTAGGGATTGTTACGTTTCAGTGAAGAGTGGGTGTTTCATGCAATGCCACTCTTTATCCCTGATCCctttccttgctctgaagtctGTTCTGTCTGAAAGAAATAAACCTGtctactttcttttgattagcatTAGCATGGTACCTGTTTCtctatgcatttatttctttattcctgtctttatatttatttacttttaaagatttatttattttggggagggggaggggcagagggaaagggaaagagagaatctcaagcagactccacgctgagtttAGAGCCCAACACATTGCTGAATTCCATGActctaagaccatgacctgagctgaaatcaagagttgggagcttaactgaccaagccacccaggcacacatcctcccccccccccccccccgccccatcttcatatttaaagtgatttttttttttggtaaagaacaCAGGTTTTCGCTTTTGGTATATCTTATAATGTTTTCTTGATTGCTAGGCCTTCTGTACTGGATTGAGGGAAGTGTTCTAAATAGGCCTTTAGTGACATGTTACATCATGGAGGTAGGACAGGGATGATAGTCTTATGGTTATTGAAGGACTGTGATGTGAGGTCTCTGTGTTTTAGTGAGATTGTGCCTTTGGACTATGAATTATACATTCACTTCACCTTCCTCCTCCCATTGGGTAGGGAAGGGTGGTTAGGGTGGGCTTGAGATAAGTATTTGCCTACCCTGCCCCTGGTCAGTTAGGGTCTGGTTAACTACCTTGTTCTGAGGTATAGTCTTGTCAAGAGCAGAGTTTTCCTGGCATATGTGATAATGCCTCCTCTTTCTCACTCTTCCTGAGGGAAgcacaaggttttttttttcccccctagatTTACTGTGAGAAAGTAGTTGAGCTATAGaagataaaactcaaaaaagCAATGTGCCCTTGAGTTTTTTAAGTCTCAGATGTGTTGACCCTGAGCCTGCAGTTTGTCAATAACAGttcaggtttcctttttttttttaatttttatttatgatagtcacagagagagagagagaggcagagacacgggcagagggagaagcaggctccatgcaccaggagcctgatgtgggatttgatcccgggtctccaggatcgcgccctgggccaaaggcaggcgccaaaccgctgcgccacccagggatccccacagttCAGGTTTCCATACCCTATCCTGGTTCCCATGGAGTTTTTATTTCTTGGATTTGAGTGCCTATAAATTGGGCTTGTCTGGGTTCACCTACCTTTCTAACATTGGGTGTAGCACTAAGCCCTGTAACCTACTGCTGTGAAAGATGACAggagttctttatttttcaggtcagctttttattttgttcagagTAAGTGACTTCCAAGCTTCTTAACACATCCCAAATCCGGTGTCTACcaccgttttttttttaatatttacttatttatttattcatgagagacagagagagagagagagagagagagagagaagcacagacacaggcagagggagaagaaggctccatgcagggagcccgacatgggactcgatccctggtctccaggatcacgccctgggctgaaggtggcactaaaccgctgagccaccttgggCTGCCCGTCTGCCACCTTTTAATGTTAATTACATGTGCAGTACATACTGCTGTACAGTTGAAATAGAGGACTGAATTTATGCATTTAGAGCATATTTATGCATTTAGAGCAATTTACGCATTTAGAGTTCTCTTTCCTACGGATTTCTCATAAGaaaatgccctcaaggtccatctgttgtcacaaatggtgggattttttaaatgtgttttttccttaagaattttGATGGCAGTTGGAAGAATGTATGGAAAGAcaatctcccccaccccacccccaaaaaaggaaagatgatgtCCCAGAAAAGTGAAGAGCAATTGGCCTGAGGGGTAATCCACAAAAGGCTACAGCCTATAGTCTTAATGGGAGAGTGAGATGATACAGTGACAAACCAGATAATGAGGGCCTTTTGGCATCCTAAGGAATGGGATCATTGTTCCTCATTTCCTGACTGGCAGTGACAAGCCCTTCAAATCCTGTCTCTCGAGTGAGGGGTCACAATTGGGTCAAAAGGATAATTTTGGTAGGTGTGGCCACATGGCTGCATACTGGCTGAATGTTGTGACTGGCTGCAGGAGACAGAGTGGCTAACTGCTGTGTACTCCTCCTAGGTTTCAGAAACGGAAGTCTGTATTTTCCATATTCGGTGGTACTCTGTGAGTATCCTGGCTTCCTCATCCTTCAGTCCCCGTTGCCTGCTGCACTTAACCGAAGACCTCTGTTGTGTAACACAGCACAGTTCCGGCAGTGTAGTGGCTATggacagaaaacaaatatgaaagagACTCAGACTGAACCTCATCAGCCTGAAAACATGACGCAGAAACAAGACACCCACTCAGAAGGTAATAGGGTGACCAGTATCCTGACTTCTAATATTGACAGAAAAACTGGCAAAACTCCTAAAGCAACATATAGGGTTTTGTCTTCTGTTGTCCAGAAGAAGGAGCCACATCCTGAGAGCCCTTCTCATAACATTGTGTAAAGGATATCACCTCAAGAACACTATGTACCTGAGAAGGCAAAAATGAGGCCAGAACAGAGCAAAGGATGCCCTATAATACAGTTCTGGAAGATTTTGAAGGAAACTGTCCATTTGTATAATCTAACTTATGTAAGGCCTTGCCAGAGAACCTGGTGCAGCATAGTGGGATTTCACAGAGTCCTTATGAAAGTAGAAGTGAGCTCTGTAACCGTCATGAGGGTGCAGACAGCATCACATGTAAAGATGAAGAAAGCACTATCTGGTCAGAACAGTGTCATGATGTAAAACATGATGAGGTGGTAAAGTCAGGTTCCATCAGGGACATGaacttgggaaaagaaaaaggctgtGCAGCTGTTCCCTAATTCCTGTCCTCTCCAGGTGAAGCAAAAGACAGAGATGAAATCCAGGATACACTAAACTCCAGTCTGTGCCAGTCTTCTGGAGATGGCAATCAGCTCCAGCAGGAAAGGCCGTTCTGCTCCAGCAATAAGGCCGTTGCGGACCTGAGCCTACAGTCCAGATCCCAGAGTCCCATTAGCTTTGGGGAGAGCATGCCAGACGATGGCAGTGGGCGCCATGGTTTCCCTGTGAAAGTGGATGAAGGTGAAGTGGTAGAGACGCACAGCTGCCCTCAGAGTTATGTCCCTCCCCCTACCTCTCTGGCCCAGTTCAGCCAAGTCAGTGAAGGCATTCAATGTGATACGAGCCAGTGGCAGGATGCAGAACACGAACAATCTCCTGAGTCATCACCAGAAAgcagaaagacaacagaggaaGGGGCAGTCAGGTGTGGGGAATTGGATGAGGTGGTGGTGAGGGACGGCTTCCCCAAGTATGTTCCTAACCCCGCCTGGTTGGCCCAGATGAACAGCAAGGGAGTAGATGCAGGGATTCAGTGTGATGGCAGCTGGTGTCAGGATGCAGAGCTGGAGAAATCCCCTGAGCAAATGCCTTCCAAAGATGAGGAGTCCTCACCAGCCTGCAAAACTGAGGGCTCACAGGGAAAGACCATCAGGACTGGGGAACTgaacacagatgaagaaatgaccAGGAAGGATGAGACTGAGGAGGAGGAGCACGAGAACTTCAAGAAGTGTGCAGATATTCAAAAGTCTGTGACTGGCAGGAAACAGACATCCCTGAGCAACTTCTCAAGTGGGAACACAGGCTATTTAGTGAAGGAAAGTGCTGCCTCGAGCACTGTACTTCCCGAGGATTCAGAAGACTGTGACTTCGAAGAGGAAGTTGAAGGTGAAATGGAGGAGCTAGACTGCCTCTTTGCAGATGTTAGTCCACTGGGCCCTGTGGCCTCTTCAAAAGGGCAGATTTATCACAAAGCTGGCAGGATCATCAGGATGCCACCCGAGTGCTGTCTCCCTTCCCAACTTCTTGTGTGGCCCACCAGAAATAAGAACAGGTTAAAGCATGGAGAATATGAGAGCATCCCTGTAGTGTGCAAAGTGACGGGACAGGATGGCCAGTTCCGAGGGGAATGTACCACGGCCATGCAGAAGGGGTTGGAGTACAAGAGAGCCTCTCATAAGTCCTGGGAACGTACATGACTAATGCGCTCATCCTATTTGGTGTCTGTGTTTGTTCCATACTGGGTCCTGGATGCAAAGGCAGCCATAGATCATAGTTTCAAAATGGAGAAACACtattgttcttcttctttttttttttttaagatcttatttattcatgagagagagggagagacacaggcagagggagaagcaggctccccaaggagagcctgatatgggactcgatcccaggactctgggatcatgccctgagccaaaggcaggcacacaaccactgagccacccaggtgctactGAAAGAATGTTTAAAGCAACTGTAGATGCCCATGTTCGTAGGATTGGCAGAGATCCCAAGTTTTAGGTCTTGTGTTCTAGGAATCGTAATTTGAAACATAGAGCTATAGAGGATGATGCAGACCTGGGTGGTGGCAAAGGacaggaggtagagagagaaaagagtgatGGACATAGATCTAGGTGGAGTTGCTAAGAACGGGCAGTCCCATGTAGAGGTGGTGAATTTTGATACAAATTTGGGGGCTGTTCTTTGGAGTGAGAATGGAGACCATAACTGGAGCTCAAATGGACAGCCAGGCCACGTCAAGTATGTTCCAGGGATTGAGCCTGAGAACAGCCATCCAGGGGCGAGAACTGTGATGAGTTGGGAAAGTGGTGCTAAAATAGTagatattttggggcacctgggtggctcagtggctgagcatccgcttttgactcagggcgtgatcctggggtcctgggatcaagtcccacatcaggctccctgtagggactctgcttctccctctccctgtgtttctgtctctcatgaataaatacaatctttaaaaaaatcttaaaaaaaaaaattttcctttttagattttgcCCTGTAGGTAATTAGGAAGTGCCAAAAGCAAATTGAACAGAGAAAGGACAGGAAGAAATGTGCTCTATGCATCATCACCTGGCGGGACTGTGTAGGAGGAATTTGAAGTGTAGCTGTATGGCTGAAACTTCTATATAAAGTTAGTTTAGTTGAACATTGGATATAAAGTGATCAGGATCCTAACTCTCATGGGAGTTAAAATATCTACATCTCAGAGAATCCATCAATaaaattgattctttttcttttaagatttaaaaaaaatttattcatgagacacagagagagagagaggggcagagacacaggcagagggagaagcaggctccatgcagggaacctgacgtgggactcgatcccgggtctccaggatcacaccctgggccgaaggcggcactaaaccactgagccacttgggctgcccaataaaattgattctttaagaaagtctttaagaaaaaggcTGGGGTTTGAACATGAGTACCTGGAGAAAATGATAACATCCTTGGAAAAGTAAATTTGGGAAAGGGAGTTGTTTTGCTTTACTGTGTGGTTGTTGGTGGGAGGACTGGACTAGTAGGTCATGCAGATCTGGTTGAAGCTTGAGTTTGGACCACCCTGTGGTTACGGAAGGGGCTCAAAGAGTGAGAAGGACCCAAAGTAGAGCCTGGAGGATGATTATATCTGGGGTGCAAAAATAAAGGGAAGTAAGCAAGTGATGAATGGGCTGCATAAGGGGCCCCCTGAGGAGATTGAAGTTCTAATCTTAGCTCCTAAACCAAAACACTTACCTTTAGTCTTCTCAAAGTCTCATTTGCTCTGCTGTCATTTCCCATCAGTGTGTAGGAATCAGTTTTCCCCATCCTATCACAGCCCTGTGAAGAAGATAACTTTAATTTACTCTTGGTTACACAGTTAAGATGGTAATTTTCAGGTCAAATTCTCTAGGTTGAGTCTATTACTATTTtggccaaatgatttttttagacTGATACAAAACgaacaataattttttttgaaagatgtgggtttttttgacatgtttcttgatttctcttttcccttttgtttttaatcaactTGGGTTATTTACTGTATGATTCACTTCTTCCCTCATTTAACTGTGAGAGGTGGAAAACCGAGGTACCTTACAAAGTTTCAAACAGATTTGAGGCAGATGTGGTAAAGTTTAGGAAATAGCAGGTACAGAGGTTGGTATCTATCCTGTGTCCAATTTGGATTTGTCATGATTGGCTTTTAGGGTTTGTTTGGGGTTTCCTATTCAGTGAATGGTCTGCCTTCCAAAACTAGCACTGCTTGTGGGCAGTGGAAAATGACAGCAGTCTGACTGAGTAATAGACCTGTTTCTATAGATCCTCACTTACAAGTAGATTGGAGCCAAAGCCTTTCAGTTCTGTggaatgttatttttatgttggGTTTCCACATTTAATTCCCAGTGCTGTTGATGGTGGTCTATTGTGAGTAAAGGAGTTTTGCAAGTTACCCTATTGGCTTCACTTAAAGTGTCCCAAGTTTAGAGTTGGGAGAGCTAGGTCCTGGAAGTTCAAGGTCTCCCTTGAAGAGTTAGTAGCATGACAGGTTTCTCTTCACACTGATTATTGGCGTTGAGTATCCTTGCCACACCTTCAGCCCCTAGGCCTTGGAGTGTCAGGGAGCAAGGGGTTACTGGTCCTTTCCAGGCCATCCTGCCTTGCAGTGGTCCTGAAGGAAAGCCTGATAATCATGGCAAGCATATCATTATACCATCT is a window of Vulpes vulpes isolate BD-2025 chromosome 7, VulVul3, whole genome shotgun sequence DNA encoding:
- the LOC112935383 gene encoding uncharacterized protein isoform X2, translated to MRGPSAGGRRLRSRRHVPARRYKGGSRAVGRQPVRVAEPAGGRWVCGDARVGSAEQTGRGAGDAGLGARAPRPGRARGRHRARPGRTRPGEELPGLPRASRCGLCAPAVASGPQPPSCRGGGCSGAETCSRWRGPARGRLGPGPGAVQPVTPRPGERQRRWGPRPQAWGSEREPDDALRRGGTQRWPRLNADTCFSAQRMNSSSENSAHVEGGTARPFFYVHAVGPPPYPSPWYQHLPGNPFCVAGPGFGRGMFGFERKQQTFKVTVPFLHSQQQ
- the LOC112935383 gene encoding uncharacterized protein isoform X1, with translation MRGPSAGGRRLRSRRHVPARRYKGGSRAVGRQPVRVAEPAGGRWVCGDARVGSAEQTGRGAGDAGLGARAPRPGRARGRHRARPGRTRPGEELPGLPRASRCGLCAPAVASGPQPPSCRGGGCSGAETCSRWRGPARGRLGPGPGAVQPVTPRPGERQRRWGPRPQAWGSEREPDDALRRGGTQRWPRLNADTCFSAQRMNSSSENSAHVEGGTARPFFYVHAVGPPPYPSPWYQHLPGNPFCVAGPGFRNGSLYFPYSVVLCEYPGFLILQSPLPAALNRRPLLCNTAQFRQCSGYGQKTNMKETQTEPHQPENMTQKQDTHSEGNRVTSILTSNIDRKTGKTPKATYRVLSSVVQKKEPHPESPSHNIV